Proteins from one Desulfonema limicola genomic window:
- a CDS encoding molybdopterin-dependent oxidoreductase, with amino-acid sequence MSEFIIRTLTRSESLSAFILKTMLSGMKYVLLFKKFTDPLFRKILKQKNCKAQIRLKDNSLAYSFIFYNNKISFGNKPINDADVSVIFRNASSAAILVTAPFDHLKQINAMKNFQIDIEGSDEYAVWFMQILGILKKVGLNPCYGTPMGRGVTRYTNNTNGGPVFVYVKDGKIIRITPIEFDEKDAKPWTIKARGKSFTPPSKGTVNPYVFGLKSLIYSPDRLLYPMKRVDFNPDGERNCKNRGTSGYERISWDEALDIVAKEIQRVKKEYGPGSIMNSCGSHHTWGNIGYWLSARNRFMNSIGSSHSSHNPDSWEGWYWGAMHHWGNSMRNGASDTYGTIEDCLKECEMIVFWSSDPETTSGVYGAFEGTLRRQWAKELGIKMVHIDPYYNHTAALMGGKWIAPRPDTGNAMSLAIAYVWITEDLYDKEYVRDRTKGFEKWKDYILGKTDGIPKNPEWQEKETNVPAKDVRALAREWGTKKTYLSPGGLVGFGGACRCATGIEWARSMVCLMAMQGLGKPGINMGCLQQGAPVDTSFYFPGYAEGGMSGDLDFTGLRISMYQRMPQLPTMNTVSQVIPRLRIPEAILYGECEGYPTDPKSIEGQFKKITYPAPGYSPAKLYYKYGGSHFGTMADSNRYARAYKSDNLEFVVNQSIWFEGEAKFADIILPACTNFERWDIGETANSGGYSHHQFIQWNHRIIAMQHKCIEPLGESKSDYQIFLELAQKLGLGAPFSEGATEMDWCRRLFNASDLPKVISWNQFVKKGYYVVPAPKEELRDPVSYRWFAEGRKKDVPELAPLPADYSEQWRYGLQTQSGRLEFESSSLKRFAPDDPERPPLPTFIPSWEGHHAKELYEKYPLNLISPHPRYSFHTMFDAKDGAVNDVKDHRVLIDGYYYWILRINSRDAQIRGIKDNDLVKIFNDRGEVICAAQVTERITPGTVHSCEGSAKYDPLGEPGNSPDRGGCINLLTPGRNIIKKSHSTASNSCLVQIEKWTGGNK; translated from the coding sequence ATGTCTGAATTTATCATCAGGACTTTAACAAGGTCAGAATCTTTGTCAGCTTTTATTTTAAAAACAATGCTCTCTGGTATGAAGTATGTTTTATTGTTTAAAAAATTTACAGACCCTTTATTCAGGAAAATATTAAAACAAAAAAACTGTAAAGCACAGATAAGATTGAAAGATAATTCCCTGGCATATTCTTTTATCTTTTACAACAATAAAATAAGCTTTGGTAATAAACCTATTAATGATGCTGATGTATCTGTAATTTTTAGAAATGCTTCTTCAGCAGCAATTCTTGTAACAGCACCTTTTGATCATCTTAAACAGATTAATGCCATGAAGAATTTTCAAATAGATATTGAAGGTTCTGATGAGTATGCAGTCTGGTTCATGCAGATTCTTGGGATATTAAAAAAGGTTGGATTAAATCCGTGTTATGGAACCCCAATGGGCCGCGGTGTTACGCGTTATACCAACAATACAAACGGGGGACCTGTTTTTGTTTATGTAAAAGACGGTAAAATTATCAGGATTACACCCATTGAATTTGATGAAAAGGATGCAAAACCCTGGACAATAAAAGCAAGGGGCAAATCCTTTACACCTCCGTCAAAAGGCACTGTAAATCCTTATGTTTTTGGTTTAAAATCATTAATTTATTCACCTGACCGGCTTCTTTATCCCATGAAAAGGGTTGATTTTAATCCTGACGGGGAAAGAAACTGCAAAAACCGGGGAACCTCTGGATATGAAAGAATAAGCTGGGATGAAGCTCTTGATATAGTTGCCAAAGAAATTCAAAGGGTAAAAAAGGAATACGGCCCTGGTTCAATTATGAATAGCTGCGGGTCTCATCATACCTGGGGAAATATCGGCTACTGGCTGAGTGCAAGAAACCGTTTTATGAATTCCATAGGCTCAAGCCATTCCAGCCATAATCCAGACAGCTGGGAAGGCTGGTACTGGGGAGCCATGCACCACTGGGGAAACAGCATGAGAAACGGGGCATCAGATACCTATGGAACTATTGAAGACTGCCTGAAAGAATGCGAGATGATAGTTTTCTGGTCAAGCGATCCTGAAACCACAAGCGGGGTTTACGGCGCATTTGAAGGAACTTTAAGGCGGCAGTGGGCAAAGGAACTGGGTATTAAAATGGTTCATATTGATCCATATTATAATCATACAGCCGCACTTATGGGAGGAAAATGGATTGCTCCCCGGCCTGACACCGGCAATGCCATGTCCCTTGCCATAGCCTATGTATGGATAACAGAGGATTTATATGATAAGGAATATGTGAGAGACAGGACAAAGGGCTTTGAAAAATGGAAGGATTATATTCTTGGAAAAACTGACGGAATTCCCAAGAATCCTGAATGGCAGGAAAAGGAAACCAACGTGCCTGCAAAAGACGTGCGCGCCCTTGCCCGTGAATGGGGAACAAAAAAAACCTATCTTTCCCCAGGAGGGCTTGTGGGTTTTGGCGGAGCCTGCAGGTGTGCAACAGGCATTGAATGGGCGCGCTCCATGGTCTGCCTTATGGCAATGCAGGGACTTGGAAAACCTGGAATAAACATGGGATGTTTACAGCAGGGCGCTCCTGTTGATACAAGTTTTTATTTTCCAGGATATGCAGAAGGGGGCATGTCAGGAGACCTTGATTTTACAGGACTGAGAATCAGCATGTACCAGCGTATGCCCCAGCTTCCCACAATGAACACGGTTTCCCAGGTTATTCCCAGGCTGAGGATTCCAGAAGCAATACTTTACGGAGAATGCGAAGGCTACCCAACGGATCCAAAAAGCATTGAAGGCCAGTTTAAAAAGATCACCTATCCTGCGCCAGGATATTCCCCGGCAAAGCTTTATTACAAATACGGGGGTTCCCATTTTGGTACAATGGCGGATTCAAACCGTTATGCCAGGGCATATAAAAGCGATAATCTTGAATTTGTTGTCAATCAGTCCATCTGGTTTGAAGGCGAGGCAAAGTTTGCAGATATTATCCTGCCAGCCTGCACCAATTTTGAGCGCTGGGACATTGGAGAAACTGCAAATTCAGGCGGATACAGCCATCACCAGTTTATCCAGTGGAATCACAGGATTATAGCCATGCAGCATAAATGTATAGAACCCCTTGGGGAATCAAAATCCGATTACCAGATTTTTCTTGAGCTTGCCCAGAAACTGGGACTGGGAGCGCCTTTTTCCGAAGGAGCTACGGAAATGGACTGGTGCCGCAGGCTTTTTAATGCCAGCGATCTTCCAAAGGTTATTTCATGGAATCAGTTTGTTAAAAAAGGTTATTATGTTGTTCCTGCACCAAAAGAGGAACTCCGCGACCCTGTTTCATACAGGTGGTTTGCAGAAGGAAGGAAAAAAGACGTTCCTGAGCTTGCCCCTCTTCCGGCAGATTATAGCGAACAATGGAGATACGGCCTTCAAACCCAGTCAGGCAGGCTTGAGTTTGAATCCTCAAGCCTTAAAAGATTTGCTCCTGACGATCCTGAACGGCCTCCTCTTCCCACCTTTATTCCTTCATGGGAGGGGCATCATGCAAAAGAGCTTTATGAAAAATATCCGTTAAATCTCATATCGCCCCATCCCCGTTACAGCTTTCACACCATGTTTGACGCAAAAGACGGGGCTGTTAATGATGTCAAGGATCACCGGGTTTTAATAGACGGTTATTATTACTGGATTTTAAGAATCAATTCCCGTGATGCTCAGATCAGGGGAATTAAGGACAATGATCTTGTTAAAATCTTTAATGACCGGGGAGAAGTAATATGCGCAGCCCAGGTAACAGAACGCATAACCCCAGGCACTGTTCATTCCTGCGAAGGCTCTGCCAAATATGATCCCCTGGGAGAACCTGGAAATTCACCAGACAGGGGAGGCTGTATAAACCTTCTCACACCAGGAAGAAACATCATAAAAAAATCTCATTCAACAGCATCCAATTCATGCCTTGTACAGATAGAAAAATGGACAGGAGGAAACAAATAA
- a CDS encoding choice-of-anchor L family PEP-CTERM protein, whose protein sequence is MKKLTVFLTIALFVFSAPAFAMTITGMDTAENLAQEILGSGVTIFNVSYTGATAASGYFSGGIDAGIGIESGIVLTSGYASNLNGNSNTSDSITGNNGLSGLSELNTLIPGYSTYDATVLEFDFQSDADSAYFNYVFGSEEYNEYVGSAFNDVFGFFIDGVNYALIPGTTTPVSINNVNNWSNSAYYNDNDPGPYAFEYDGFTNKLTTEILGLNAGQTYHIKLAIADAGDYILDSGVFIQGGTFSDQPVPEPATILLLGFGLLGLGIRGRKRFKK, encoded by the coding sequence ATGAAAAAATTAACAGTATTTTTAACAATTGCTTTATTCGTATTTTCAGCGCCTGCTTTTGCAATGACAATAACAGGAATGGATACTGCTGAAAATTTGGCACAGGAGATTTTAGGTTCAGGTGTTACAATTTTTAATGTCAGCTATACAGGTGCAACCGCTGCTTCAGGATATTTCAGCGGAGGCATTGATGCAGGCATTGGAATAGAGTCTGGTATTGTTTTAACTTCCGGTTATGCCTCCAATCTGAATGGAAATTCGAATACATCTGATTCGATAACAGGGAATAATGGTTTAAGCGGTCTTTCAGAATTAAATACTCTCATTCCTGGATACTCTACTTATGATGCTACTGTACTTGAATTTGATTTTCAAAGTGATGCAGATTCAGCTTATTTTAATTATGTTTTTGGCTCAGAAGAATATAATGAATATGTTGGCAGTGCATTTAATGATGTATTTGGATTCTTTATTGATGGTGTTAATTATGCGCTGATTCCTGGAACAACTACTCCGGTTTCTATAAACAATGTAAATAACTGGTCAAATTCAGCCTATTATAATGATAACGATCCCGGCCCTTATGCGTTTGAGTATGATGGATTCACAAATAAGCTGACTACCGAAATACTGGGTTTAAATGCCGGACAAACATATCATATCAAGCTGGCTATTGCAGATGCAGGGGATTATATATTGGATTCAGGTGTTTTTATTCAGGGAGGAACATTTTCTGATCAACCAGTTCCCGAACCAGCCACCATCCTCCTGCTCGGTTTCGGTCTTTTGGGATTAGGCATCAGGGGACGGAAAAGATTTAAAAAATAG
- a CDS encoding 4Fe-4S dicluster domain-containing protein, which produces MKKWCMIIDIEKCENCNNCFLACKDEHCGNNWPGYSGSQPLHGQRWMNIHRKERGKFPIIDASYLPMPCMHCEDPLCVKAAKNKAVYKRPDGIVIIDPEKAKGQKQIVSACPYSAIWWNEETQTPQKCTFCAHLLDQGWKVPRCVQACPTGALSFQSLEENELKELIKTQKLEVFGRKNKSSMPGVYYKNLYRYTKCFIAGSVAAKKDKVEDCVADAQVKLIQNKKIINQATTNAFGDFKFDNLEKNSGRYKIIITHDKFEQNEIEVEIMEKSLSAGVIWIMPSLINNTGR; this is translated from the coding sequence ATGAAAAAATGGTGCATGATTATTGACATAGAAAAATGCGAAAACTGCAACAACTGCTTTCTTGCCTGCAAGGATGAACACTGCGGAAACAACTGGCCCGGGTATTCAGGCTCCCAGCCCCTTCACGGACAGAGATGGATGAATATCCACCGCAAAGAAAGAGGAAAATTTCCCATAATTGATGCATCATACCTGCCCATGCCCTGTATGCACTGCGAGGATCCTTTGTGTGTTAAAGCTGCTAAAAACAAGGCTGTGTATAAAAGACCTGACGGAATAGTGATTATTGACCCTGAAAAAGCAAAGGGGCAAAAGCAGATTGTCAGCGCATGTCCATACAGTGCCATCTGGTGGAATGAGGAAACTCAGACTCCCCAGAAATGCACCTTCTGTGCCCATCTCCTTGACCAGGGCTGGAAGGTTCCAAGATGTGTACAGGCATGTCCCACAGGCGCTCTTTCTTTTCAGAGCCTGGAGGAAAATGAATTAAAAGAATTAATCAAAACCCAGAAGCTTGAGGTTTTCGGCAGAAAAAATAAATCTTCCATGCCAGGTGTTTATTATAAAAACCTGTACCGCTATACAAAATGTTTTATTGCAGGAAGTGTGGCAGCAAAAAAAGATAAGGTTGAAGACTGTGTGGCTGATGCCCAGGTAAAGCTGATACAAAATAAAAAAATAATAAACCAGGCTACAACCAATGCGTTTGGAGATTTTAAGTTTGATAATCTTGAAAAAAACAGCGGCAGATACAAGATTATAATAACCCATGATAAATTTGAGCAAAATGAAATTGAGGTTGAAATTATGGAAAAAAGCCTGTCTGCCGGGGTTATATGGATCATGCCGTCTCTAATCAACAATACAGGCAGATGA
- the prsK gene encoding XrtA/PEP-CTERM system histidine kinase PrsK → MISLPCLAGQYLFFVYYGSVELAGPVIFSESVFALIWIDTAYWLKKTVFQDDVPENRYCIICEIFLILVISWIGICSYFKCSSSLYASCVIFPRGPVFFISNLIILISAAFMAWQMENFWRSLSPKQRWEYKFLAAGAYLICAAFAWAVSYRFTYHQMPFDYFILISGLLIFAWLLMMYAVIKHRLLNRKIYVSRKIVYAFVAPLVLGLYLIIIGLIAFIMQLLNLPFPVVLRWLLAAAGIVAVGLVTVSGKVRHSVRYFISTNFYINKYEYRDEWLDFSRLLQDALTEMEIVHALHEVMAKSLYTNIILIWLGDEEKGYELVSHKGIIIDGKDEYRIAEHHPLFFYLKKNYYYAESERKILELFEFYNEKIFSQNNIVLFVPLSIGDQMAGILGLGPEFTGGKYGQDDFDLLSAIGTQAASALLAARMAKKNSELRQQEAWDVMSAFILHDIKNAASMLSLLRQNAQDHIHKPEFQADMLDTVDDALKRMNKVKNQLSVLKREIVPIYQDIDLCKILRNGIRKLEKRLQGLQIGFSCPESLTIKTDPELLMRIMENILLNALEAGASLINIKVADTQKNQVSIIITDNGPGLDPALLPDKIFAPFKTTKPSGSGIGLWQVKRLVTILGGYLTAENSSLEKGARFIIKLPLNPGAG, encoded by the coding sequence TTGATAAGCCTTCCTTGTTTAGCTGGGCAGTATTTATTTTTTGTTTATTATGGCTCTGTTGAGCTTGCCGGGCCTGTTATTTTTTCTGAGAGTGTTTTTGCTCTTATCTGGATTGATACAGCATACTGGCTTAAAAAGACTGTTTTTCAGGATGATGTGCCTGAAAACAGATATTGTATAATTTGTGAAATTTTTCTTATCCTTGTTATATCATGGATTGGTATTTGTTCATATTTCAAGTGTTCGTCTTCATTATATGCCAGTTGTGTTATTTTTCCACGAGGTCCTGTTTTTTTTATTTCAAATTTAATTATCCTGATTTCTGCTGCATTCATGGCCTGGCAAATGGAAAATTTCTGGCGGAGCCTGTCGCCAAAGCAGCGCTGGGAATATAAATTTCTGGCTGCCGGAGCTTATTTGATATGTGCTGCATTTGCATGGGCTGTTTCCTACCGCTTTACCTATCATCAAATGCCTTTTGATTACTTTATATTAATATCAGGGCTTCTTATATTTGCCTGGCTTCTTATGATGTATGCAGTCATCAAACACAGGCTTCTTAACCGTAAAATCTATGTATCCCGTAAAATAGTTTACGCTTTTGTCGCTCCCCTGGTTTTAGGCCTTTATCTGATTATTATTGGGCTTATTGCTTTTATCATGCAATTATTAAATCTTCCCTTTCCTGTTGTTTTGCGCTGGCTTTTAGCAGCTGCCGGCATAGTTGCCGTGGGTCTGGTAACTGTTTCCGGCAAGGTGCGTCATAGTGTAAGGTATTTTATAAGTACCAATTTTTATATTAATAAATATGAATACAGGGATGAATGGCTTGATTTTTCCAGGCTGCTTCAAGATGCACTTACAGAAATGGAAATTGTGCACGCTCTTCATGAGGTTATGGCTAAGAGTCTTTATACCAATATCATATTAATCTGGCTGGGAGATGAAGAAAAAGGCTATGAGCTTGTTTCTCATAAAGGTATAATTATTGACGGAAAAGATGAATATCGTATTGCTGAACATCATCCCCTGTTTTTTTATCTTAAAAAAAATTATTATTATGCTGAAAGTGAAAGAAAAATCCTGGAATTATTTGAATTTTATAATGAAAAAATTTTTTCACAAAACAATATTGTACTTTTTGTTCCCTTGTCCATTGGAGATCAAATGGCGGGTATTCTCGGCTTAGGTCCTGAATTTACAGGGGGGAAATACGGTCAGGATGATTTTGATCTTTTATCTGCCATAGGAACCCAGGCAGCCTCAGCCCTTTTAGCAGCCCGGATGGCTAAAAAAAATTCCGAATTACGTCAGCAGGAAGCCTGGGATGTTATGTCTGCTTTTATTCTCCATGATATAAAAAATGCCGCAAGTATGCTTTCCCTGCTTAGACAAAATGCCCAGGATCATATTCACAAGCCTGAATTTCAGGCAGATATGCTTGATACTGTTGATGATGCTTTAAAACGCATGAACAAGGTTAAAAATCAGCTTTCAGTATTAAAAAGAGAGATTGTCCCGATATACCAGGATATTGATCTTTGCAAAATCTTGAGAAATGGAATTCGGAAACTGGAAAAAAGACTTCAGGGACTGCAGATAGGCTTTAGCTGTCCAGAATCCTTGACAATAAAAACTGATCCAGAATTGTTGATGCGTATTATGGAAAATATCCTGCTCAATGCCCTTGAAGCAGGGGCATCATTGATAAATATAAAGGTTGCTGACACACAAAAAAACCAGGTTTCCATTATTATCACAGACAATGGCCCCGGCCTTGACCCTGCACTTCTTCCTGATAAAATATTTGCTCCTTTTAAAACTACCAAACCCAGCGGAAGCGGCATAGGGCTGTGGCAGGTGAAAAGACTGGTAACAATTCTGGGGGGGTATTTAACAGCAGAAAACAGCAGCCTGGAAAAAGGTGCCAGGTTTATAATCAAACTGCCGCTGAACCCGGGTGCCGGATAA
- a CDS encoding NAD(P)/FAD-dependent oxidoreductase: MGYKEIILKLPTDYTEQQLEKAIEKALMIKKFSYQTARKSLDARKKGNIHWQVMVSIFSEEIKSPPPAIQPLLEIPYKKRKEKALVAGSGPAGFFAALVLQKSGFQTTLIERGADVKTRAAGILAFEKSGVFNPAANYAFGEGGAGTFSDGKLTSRSKHISREKSFILSSYVNAGAPQEIQYMAHPHLGTDNLRLIVKNLRKEFQNTGGTIMFETFLKDLKIKNKKVIQAVTNKGDIEADIFILAPGHSAYETFRMLIARGICFRTKNFAIGSRVEHPQALINKSQWGQEHLPGVKAAEYRLTFNKSSLKVYTFCMCPGGFVVPAAAYADANIVNGMSRYQRDAEFANAACVAGVHPDMLLGRKASVSEAIDWLENLEQRFYKFAKGFKAPFCSIKNFIDKKEPSQMPDSSYPLGLAPAPLWELLPSGVSNSMGLALKDFSTRIKGFETGSIMGLESKTSSPIQVIREKDGTCSGFENLYLAGEGSGYSGGIISSGADGIKTAMNIAAAS, encoded by the coding sequence ATGGGGTATAAAGAAATAATATTAAAGCTTCCAACAGACTACACTGAACAACAGCTTGAAAAAGCAATTGAAAAAGCTTTAATGATAAAAAAATTTTCATACCAGACTGCCCGTAAAAGCCTGGATGCAAGAAAAAAGGGCAATATTCACTGGCAGGTTATGGTTTCAATTTTCTCAGAGGAAATTAAAAGCCCGCCTCCTGCAATACAGCCTTTGCTGGAAATTCCTTATAAAAAAAGAAAAGAAAAAGCACTTGTTGCCGGAAGCGGGCCTGCTGGTTTTTTTGCTGCACTTGTTCTTCAGAAATCAGGATTTCAAACAACCTTGATTGAAAGAGGTGCAGATGTAAAAACCAGGGCTGCAGGTATCCTGGCTTTTGAAAAAAGCGGTGTATTTAATCCTGCTGCCAACTATGCTTTTGGTGAAGGCGGGGCAGGAACCTTTTCAGATGGAAAACTTACATCCAGATCAAAGCATATATCCAGAGAAAAATCTTTTATTTTATCATCCTATGTAAATGCAGGAGCGCCTCAGGAGATTCAATATATGGCTCATCCCCATCTTGGAACTGATAATCTCAGGCTTATTGTTAAAAACCTGAGAAAAGAATTCCAGAACACAGGCGGTACCATTATGTTTGAAACCTTTTTGAAAGATCTGAAAATTAAAAACAAAAAAGTTATTCAGGCTGTAACAAACAAGGGAGATATTGAAGCTGACATATTTATCCTTGCTCCAGGCCACTCAGCTTATGAAACCTTCAGGATGCTCATTGCCCGCGGCATCTGCTTTCGTACCAAAAATTTTGCCATTGGCTCAAGGGTGGAACATCCCCAGGCATTGATTAATAAAAGTCAGTGGGGACAAGAACACCTGCCTGGTGTAAAAGCTGCTGAATACCGCCTGACTTTTAATAAAAGCAGCCTTAAGGTTTACACCTTCTGCATGTGTCCAGGGGGATTTGTGGTTCCGGCAGCAGCATATGCAGATGCAAATATTGTCAATGGCATGAGCCGGTATCAGCGGGATGCGGAATTTGCCAATGCTGCATGTGTGGCCGGGGTGCATCCTGACATGCTGCTGGGCAGAAAAGCCTCAGTATCAGAGGCGATTGACTGGCTGGAAAATCTTGAACAAAGGTTTTACAAATTTGCAAAAGGCTTTAAAGCTCCTTTTTGCAGTATTAAAAATTTTATTGACAAAAAAGAACCCTCACAAATGCCGGATTCCAGCTATCCCCTGGGCCTGGCACCTGCTCCTTTATGGGAGTTGCTGCCATCTGGTGTCAGTAATTCCATGGGCCTTGCACTAAAGGATTTCAGCACCAGGATAAAAGGATTTGAAACCGGCAGTATCATGGGTCTTGAAAGCAAAACATCGTCGCCAATCCAGGTTATCCGTGAAAAAGACGGAACATGTTCTGGTTTTGAAAATCTTTACCTGGCAGGCGAAGGCAGCGGTTATTCAGGCGGTATAATATCCAGCGGTGCAGACGGTATAAAAACAGCCATGAATATTGCGGCTGCATCTTAA
- a CDS encoding PEP-CTERM sorting domain-containing protein — protein MKKLLILLGIVILVCGIAGNGTAASYYFEDMIDDWEVNGVTYGSVYIDQDPDLSNLVMPNTVSAPFSYTHDISDVVDLAGGDTVLEAWLELDFVNMDGPLGLEGDSYGKSWIFGWYDNREFVQYTFDAGISSWIEIDTDNDIQTSVLSIDWLNDDGLLDVTISLANITNDADIGLDHSRLYGNAVPEPATIILLGSGILGLAGYKRKRFNKKS, from the coding sequence ATGAAAAAATTATTAATTCTTTTAGGTATTGTGATCTTAGTTTGTGGAATAGCTGGAAATGGAACAGCAGCTTCATATTATTTTGAAGATATGATTGATGACTGGGAAGTAAACGGCGTAACTTATGGAAGCGTATATATTGATCAGGATCCTGACTTGTCAAATTTGGTAATGCCTAATACTGTTTCTGCTCCATTTTCTTACACCCATGATATAAGTGATGTCGTTGATCTGGCTGGAGGCGATACTGTATTAGAAGCCTGGCTGGAGCTTGATTTTGTCAATATGGATGGTCCTTTAGGGTTAGAAGGCGATAGTTACGGGAAAAGTTGGATTTTTGGATGGTATGATAACCGGGAATTTGTTCAATACACCTTTGACGCAGGAATTTCAAGCTGGATTGAGATTGATACAGACAACGATATTCAGACTTCCGTGCTGTCCATTGACTGGTTAAACGATGACGGTCTGCTGGATGTTACCATAAGCCTGGCTAACATTACTAATGATGCAGACATTGGTTTAGACCATTCAAGACTTTACGGAAACGCTGTTCCTGAGCCTGCCACCATCATACTGCTTGGATCAGGTATTCTCGGTTTAGCAGGTTACAAACGAAAACGTTTTAACAAAAAGAGCTGA
- the prsR gene encoding PEP-CTERM-box response regulator transcription factor, with translation MPPKLLIIEDEPSLAKQMKWGLSDIYQVCTANNADKAKTLLTSGAFPVATLDLGLPPFPNNPEQGFKLLESANEISPHTRIIVITGNDEQENAVKAIGLGAADFCSKPLDLEVLKIILKRNFRICELEAANRKLQEEYQCSRSLYGMIGISPVMTGLFAQIRKASETDYPVLIQGETGTGKEMAARAVFNLSRRSQESLIIINCGAIPENLLESELFGHEKGAFTGADSRKTGKFELADKGTLFLDEIGDMPHTLQVKLLRFIQEGTIERVGGSRVIKLDVRIIAATHVNLEQAVKEKRFREDLFYRLNVIPIIIPPLRERLEDILVLANHFIRKETEKIQRDGLSLSPAAAAALTSHSWPGNVRELQNCIFRALTKADQGIISLADLGLSNTLENIEPLNLSIKAARDNAELRVISQAMAVTDNNISQAAKLLGVSRPTLHDLLKKHEIITNK, from the coding sequence ATGCCACCAAAACTTTTAATTATTGAAGATGAACCTTCCCTGGCAAAACAGATGAAATGGGGCCTCAGTGATATTTATCAGGTCTGTACTGCAAATAATGCTGATAAAGCAAAGACATTGCTTACTTCAGGAGCTTTTCCTGTGGCAACCCTTGATCTGGGCCTGCCCCCTTTTCCCAATAATCCTGAACAAGGTTTTAAACTTCTTGAATCAGCTAATGAAATATCTCCACACACAAGGATTATTGTCATAACCGGTAATGATGAACAGGAAAATGCTGTAAAGGCCATTGGACTGGGCGCTGCGGATTTCTGCTCCAAGCCCCTTGATCTGGAAGTATTAAAAATTATTCTGAAACGCAATTTTAGAATTTGTGAACTTGAGGCTGCAAACCGGAAATTGCAGGAAGAATATCAATGCAGCCGCAGCCTGTACGGCATGATAGGCATATCCCCTGTTATGACCGGGCTTTTTGCCCAGATCAGGAAGGCAAGTGAAACAGATTACCCGGTTCTTATTCAAGGTGAAACCGGAACAGGAAAAGAAATGGCTGCCCGTGCTGTTTTCAATTTAAGCAGACGCTCCCAGGAATCCCTGATCATTATCAACTGCGGAGCTATTCCTGAAAATCTCCTGGAAAGTGAATTGTTTGGTCATGAAAAAGGAGCCTTTACAGGAGCAGATTCCAGAAAAACAGGTAAATTTGAACTTGCAGACAAAGGCACGCTTTTTTTAGATGAAATAGGCGATATGCCCCACACACTCCAGGTTAAGCTGCTCAGGTTTATCCAGGAAGGAACCATTGAAAGGGTAGGGGGATCCCGGGTAATCAAGCTGGATGTCCGTATAATTGCAGCCACCCATGTAAACCTTGAACAGGCTGTAAAAGAAAAGCGATTTCGGGAAGACCTTTTTTACCGCCTTAATGTAATTCCCATAATAATCCCACCTCTCAGGGAGCGCCTGGAGGATATCCTGGTACTTGCCAATCATTTTATCAGGAAAGAAACGGAAAAAATACAAAGAGACGGGCTGTCTCTTTCTCCTGCTGCGGCAGCAGCTTTAACATCCCACTCATGGCCCGGCAATGTCAGGGAACTGCAAAACTGTATTTTCAGGGCTTTGACAAAAGCAGACCAGGGAATTATCAGCCTGGCAGACCTGGGCTTGAGCAATACCCTGGAAAATATTGAACCTTTGAATCTTTCAATCAAAGCAGCAAGGGATAATGCAGAACTTCGTGTTATTTCCCAGGCAATGGCTGTTACTGATAATAATATCAGCCAGGCTGCAAAACTGCTTGGAGTAAGCCGGCCTACCCTGCATGATCTTTTAAAAAAGCATGAAATAATTACAAATAAATAA